The following are encoded in a window of Rhinolophus sinicus isolate RSC01 linkage group LG12, ASM3656204v1, whole genome shotgun sequence genomic DNA:
- the GPR25 gene encoding putative G-protein coupled receptor 25: MPPTEPWSPSPGTGFWDYSGSGALEEELQPCASWELPYAHAFVPALYLAAFVLGLLGNCLVVRLLARRRGPRRLADTFVLHLAAADLGLVLTLPLWAAAAALDGSWPFGPGLCKLSGFALAASRCAGALLLAGLAADRYLAVARPLGARPLRSPQCARALCWGAWATALLAGLPALVSRDLQPLPGAPGSQCGERPSDALQVLGLLLLLLTCALPLGATLFCYCRLARRLRGPRRPRLGRVPRTPLRIICAVEGAFVGSWLPFGTLRAVLYLARLGALPLPCLLLQALRWGLTIATCLAFGHSCANPLIYLLLDRSFRARAWRLAHRLSSVSSRSGDPSADVRGPAENGGRASTASPAQPGL; the protein is encoded by the coding sequence ATGCCCCCCACGGAGCCCTGGAGCCCCAGCCCAGGGACGGGGTTCTGGGACTACTCGGGGTCCGGCGCCCTGGAGGAGGAGCTGCAGCCGTGCGCGTCCTGGGAGCTGCCCTACGCCCACGCCTTCGTCCCCGCGCTCTACCTGGCGGCCTTCGTCCTGGGCCTGCTGGGCAACTGCCTGGTGGTGCGGCTGCTGGCCAGGCGGCGCGGCCCGCGGCGGCTGGCGGACACCTTCGTGCTGCACCTGGCGGCCGCCGACCTGGGCCTGGTGCTGACGCTGCCGCTGTGGGCCGCGGCGGCGGCGCTGGACGGCAGCTGGCCCTTCGGCCCCGGGCTCTGCAAGCTGAGCGGCTTCGCGCTGGCCGCCTCGCGCTGCGCGGGCGCGCTGCTGCTGGCCGGCCTGGCCGCCGACCGCTACCTGGCTGTGGCCCGGCCGCTCGGCGCGCGGCCGCTGCGCTCCCCGCAGTGCGCGCGCGCCCTGTGCTGGGGCGCCTGGGCCACGGCGCTGCTGGCCGGCCTGCCCGCCCTGGTCTCCCGCGACTTGCAGCCGCTGCCCGGGGCCCCGGGCAGCCAGTGCGGGGAGCGGCCCTCCGACGCCCTCCAGGTCCTCGgactcctgctgctgctgctcaccTGCGCGCTGCCCCTGGGCGCCACCCTCTTCTGCTACTGCCGCCTGGCGCGTCGCCTGCGCGGGCCGCGCCGCCCGCGCCTGGGCCGCGTCCCCAGGACCCCGCTGCGCATCATCTGCGCCGTGGAGGGCGCCTTCGTGGGCTCCTGGCTGCCCTTCGGCACCCTGCGCGCCGTCCTGTACCTGGCGCGCCTCGGGGCGCTGCCGCTGCCCTGCCTCCTGCTGCAGGCGCTGCGCTGGGGCCTGACGATCGCCACCTGCCTGGCCTTCGGCCACAGCTGCGCCAACCCGCTCATCTACCTGCTCCTGGACCGCTCGTTCCGCGCCCGGGCCTGGCGCCTGGCGCACCGGCTCAGTTCGGTGTCCTCGCGCTCCGGGGACCCCAGCGCCGACGTCCGGGGCCCGGCCGAAAACGGGGGCCGAGCGAGCACGGCGAGCCCGGCCCAGCCCGGCCTGTAG